The Sagittula sp. P11 genome window below encodes:
- a CDS encoding RNA polymerase sigma factor produces MDVSDEALARAAADGDREAFALLVGRVYDRVYAYAIRLTGNRADAEDLAQDLCAALPAKLQSFRGEARLTTWLYRITVNAARDRFRRRATYMKATEGWGDWEQARQAEIAEQAERRDWLTRAMGALSVDLRETLALVLDGISQAETAEILGIPEGTVAWRVSDAKKRLRALKEAEAREVTK; encoded by the coding sequence ATGGATGTCAGTGACGAAGCCTTGGCCCGCGCGGCCGCAGACGGGGACCGGGAGGCGTTCGCCCTGCTGGTTGGCCGTGTCTACGACCGCGTCTACGCCTATGCCATCCGCCTGACCGGCAATCGGGCGGATGCAGAGGACCTGGCGCAGGATCTCTGCGCGGCGCTGCCCGCCAAGCTGCAGTCCTTCCGGGGCGAGGCGCGCCTGACCACCTGGCTCTACCGTATCACCGTGAACGCCGCGCGGGACCGCTTTCGCCGCCGGGCCACCTACATGAAGGCGACCGAGGGCTGGGGCGACTGGGAACAGGCGCGGCAGGCCGAGATCGCCGAACAGGCGGAGCGGCGCGACTGGCTGACACGGGCGATGGGCGCCCTGTCGGTCGACCTGCGCGAGACGCTGGCGCTGGTGCTCGACGGCATAAGCCAGGCCGAGACGGCAGAGATCCTCGGCATCCCCGAGGGCACCGTCGCATGGCGCGTCTCGGACGCGAAGAAACGCCTTCGGGCCTTGAAAGAGGCCGAAGCGCGGGAGGTGACGAAATGA
- a CDS encoding VWA domain-containing protein has translation MNDDADDLNDLKDLFDTELPKPDPARRADAIALAMKNYDRTQETADAARRTSESQPKGIFRGAIHMLFQMNTRAVLTATTALAAVALVAVIPVVTRMPDRLTGGGTAGRTEVAAPDPAPQPEVFSADDVQALAPGEADAGDLSIAAEEEMAEAPLPPVAVTEALEEFSADAPMPRISGRPAGDAVPQGAPARQSTTSRTMAPAGAAPQPGGTFGNIVSGRVNGGIAPAPVPQFEPVPAPMPDTEAFPEAEQNPIKVTAEDPVSTFSIDVDTASWSIIRNSLTRGMLPPEDAVRIEEMVNYFSYDYPAPEGDAPFATHIGVSDSPWREGTQLVQIGLQGMLPDARPPMNLVFLIDTSGSMQDANKLPLLKQSFRLMLGQLGEDDMVSIVTYAGSAGRVLDPTKASERQTILDALDRLEAGGSTAGQAGLQQAYATATGMAREGAVSRVILATDGDFNVGISDPDALKDYIETQRGTGTYLSVLGFGRGNLDDATMQALAQHGNGMAAYIDTLSEAQKVLVDQLTGALVPIADDVKIQVEWNPAQVAEYRLIGYETRALRRQDFNNDKVDAGEIGAGHQVTALYEITPVGSGARMTDPLRYAPEQVASDQADTESAELGFLRLRYKAPGESESRLIETPVRSDAGALPQADWAAAIAGFGQILKGSDLIGDWSMGDAIALATGARGADPFGYRQEAINLMRLAESLQR, from the coding sequence ATGAACGACGACGCCGACGATCTGAACGACCTGAAGGATCTCTTCGACACCGAGCTGCCGAAGCCCGACCCGGCGCGCCGGGCCGATGCCATCGCGCTGGCGATGAAAAATTACGACCGGACCCAAGAAACCGCGGATGCGGCGCGTCGGACCTCTGAATCACAGCCCAAGGGCATATTCAGAGGAGCCATTCACATGCTGTTTCAGATGAACACCCGCGCCGTTTTGACGGCCACGACCGCGCTCGCCGCCGTGGCGCTTGTCGCGGTCATCCCGGTCGTCACCCGGATGCCCGACCGTCTGACCGGAGGCGGCACCGCCGGCCGGACCGAGGTGGCCGCGCCGGACCCCGCGCCGCAGCCGGAGGTCTTCTCGGCCGATGACGTTCAGGCGCTGGCCCCGGGCGAGGCGGATGCGGGCGACCTTTCAATCGCCGCCGAGGAGGAGATGGCAGAAGCGCCCCTGCCGCCGGTCGCCGTCACCGAAGCGCTGGAGGAATTTTCCGCCGATGCTCCCATGCCGCGGATATCCGGCCGCCCGGCCGGGGACGCCGTTCCGCAGGGGGCGCCCGCGCGGCAGTCCACGACCTCCCGGACGATGGCGCCTGCCGGTGCCGCGCCGCAGCCGGGCGGCACCTTCGGCAATATCGTGTCGGGCCGGGTGAATGGCGGCATCGCCCCCGCCCCTGTCCCGCAGTTCGAGCCGGTCCCGGCCCCGATGCCGGACACGGAGGCGTTCCCCGAGGCCGAGCAGAACCCGATCAAGGTGACGGCAGAGGACCCGGTGTCGACCTTCTCCATCGACGTGGACACCGCGTCGTGGTCGATCATCCGCAATTCGCTGACCCGGGGCATGTTGCCGCCGGAGGACGCGGTGCGGATCGAGGAGATGGTGAACTACTTCTCCTACGACTACCCGGCGCCGGAGGGGGACGCGCCCTTTGCCACCCACATCGGCGTGTCGGACAGCCCGTGGCGCGAGGGCACGCAGCTTGTGCAGATCGGTCTGCAGGGGATGCTGCCGGACGCCCGCCCGCCGATGAACCTCGTGTTCCTGATCGACACCTCCGGGTCGATGCAGGACGCCAACAAGCTGCCGCTCCTGAAGCAGAGCTTCCGCCTGATGCTGGGCCAGCTGGGCGAGGACGACATGGTCTCCATCGTGACCTACGCCGGGTCCGCGGGCCGGGTGCTCGACCCCACGAAGGCCAGCGAACGACAGACCATCCTCGACGCGCTGGACAGGCTGGAGGCCGGGGGCAGCACTGCCGGGCAGGCGGGTCTGCAACAGGCCTATGCCACCGCCACCGGGATGGCCCGCGAGGGCGCGGTCAGCCGGGTGATCCTCGCCACGGACGGTGACTTCAACGTCGGCATCAGCGATCCCGACGCGCTGAAGGACTACATCGAGACGCAGCGCGGGACGGGCACTTACCTGTCGGTGCTGGGCTTCGGGCGCGGCAACCTCGACGACGCGACGATGCAGGCACTGGCGCAGCACGGCAACGGCATGGCCGCCTACATCGACACGCTGTCGGAGGCGCAGAAGGTGCTGGTGGACCAGCTGACCGGCGCACTGGTGCCCATCGCCGACGACGTGAAGATCCAGGTCGAATGGAACCCCGCGCAGGTCGCGGAGTACCGCCTGATCGGCTACGAGACCCGCGCCCTGCGCCGCCAGGACTTCAACAACGACAAGGTCGACGCAGGCGAGATCGGCGCAGGGCATCAGGTCACCGCGCTGTACGAGATCACGCCGGTGGGCTCGGGCGCGCGGATGACCGACCCGCTGCGCTATGCGCCGGAGCAGGTGGCGTCGGATCAGGCGGACACGGAGAGTGCCGAGCTGGGCTTCCTCCGCCTGCGCTACAAGGCGCCGGGCGAAAGCGAGAGCAGGCTGATCGAGACGCCGGTGCGGTCGGACGCCGGGGCGCTGCCGCAGGCCGACTGGGCCGCCGCCATCGCGGGCTTCGGCCAGATCCTGAAAGGCTCCGACCTGATCGGCGACTGGTCGATGGGCGACGCCATCGCGCTGGCCACCGGCGCACGGGGCGCGGATCCCTTCGGCTACCGGCAGGAGGCGATCAACCTGATGCGCCTGGCCGAAAGCCTGCAGCGCTGA
- a CDS encoding esterase-like activity of phytase family protein has translation MTIRSICLTSALALTAGAAFADSHGQMNFNRIAAFATPLNMAEGEDTQRETSAEIIAASDDGMTLVYTDSPLGVVGRIDITDPRAPKPMGNTEVGGEPTSVTVIGNTAYIGVNTSESYTQPGGKLVSMDLATGELTGECDLGGQPDSTAHDDAGTFVVAAIENERDEDAGDGRVPQMPAGWVSKVMIENGAMNCDVVRIDVTGLAGIAGEDPEPEFVDVNGLGEIVVTLQENNHIVVIGADNAVMAHFPAGAVDLTRIDTEDDRASLVFDSEQPGRLREPDGVQWLDDTHFMLANEGDMDGGSRSITVFAKDGTEVFESGSDFETPIIQAGHYPDKRSDAKGVEPEGMEFATFGGTPYAFVLGERSSTVSVYDTTDPANPVFRQLLPSGIAPEGAIAIPERNLFVTANEADLIEDGGVRAHVMIYEYQDAPAAYPQITSEGADELIGWGANSGMVAGEDGMIYAVNDSFYGYQPTIFTIDPSQTPARITRALPVTRNGMPAQKLDMEGITLDGEGGFWVASEGRTDRVIPHAIYHVNAEGEIEDEIGLPAELLNNEVRFGFEGITKIGDTLWMAVQREWKDDPENTVKLVAYNLETEEWGAVRYEKAAPEKGWVGLSEIVAHGDWVYVIERDNQIGAEAVTKKIYRIPAAEMVAAPLGGDLPVVSKEEVVDLIPMLQAQGGYVVDKIEGLAITADGTIWASTDNDGVDDSSGETFFWKAGTANTAAN, from the coding sequence ATGACCATCCGTTCGATCTGCCTGACCAGCGCACTGGCGCTGACGGCCGGCGCGGCCTTTGCCGACAGCCACGGCCAGATGAATTTCAACCGCATTGCCGCCTTTGCCACCCCGCTGAACATGGCCGAGGGCGAGGACACGCAACGCGAGACCTCCGCCGAGATCATCGCCGCCTCCGACGACGGCATGACGCTGGTCTACACCGACAGCCCGCTGGGCGTGGTGGGCCGCATCGACATCACCGATCCCAGGGCGCCGAAGCCCATGGGCAACACCGAAGTGGGCGGGGAACCGACCTCCGTCACGGTGATCGGCAACACCGCCTACATCGGCGTGAACACCTCCGAATCCTACACGCAGCCGGGCGGCAAGCTGGTGTCGATGGACCTCGCCACCGGCGAGCTGACCGGCGAATGCGACCTGGGCGGCCAGCCCGATTCCACCGCGCATGACGATGCGGGCACCTTCGTCGTCGCCGCGATCGAGAACGAGCGCGACGAGGATGCAGGCGACGGCCGCGTGCCGCAGATGCCGGCAGGCTGGGTCTCGAAGGTGATGATCGAGAACGGCGCGATGAACTGCGACGTGGTCAGGATCGACGTGACCGGCCTGGCCGGGATCGCGGGCGAGGACCCGGAGCCGGAATTCGTCGACGTGAACGGGCTGGGCGAGATCGTCGTCACCCTGCAGGAAAACAACCACATCGTGGTGATCGGCGCGGACAACGCGGTGATGGCGCACTTCCCCGCCGGTGCCGTGGACCTGACCCGCATCGACACGGAGGACGACCGCGCCTCGCTGGTGTTCGACAGCGAGCAGCCGGGCCGCCTGCGCGAGCCCGACGGCGTGCAATGGCTGGACGACACTCACTTCATGCTGGCGAACGAGGGTGACATGGACGGCGGCTCCCGCTCCATTACCGTCTTCGCCAAGGACGGCACAGAGGTCTTCGAGAGCGGCTCCGACTTCGAGACGCCGATCATCCAGGCCGGGCACTACCCCGACAAGCGGTCCGACGCGAAGGGCGTGGAACCGGAAGGCATGGAATTCGCCACCTTCGGCGGCACGCCCTACGCCTTCGTGCTGGGCGAGCGGTCCTCCACCGTCTCCGTTTACGACACCACCGACCCGGCGAACCCGGTGTTCAGGCAGCTCCTGCCCTCCGGCATCGCGCCCGAAGGCGCCATAGCCATCCCGGAGCGCAACCTCTTCGTCACCGCCAACGAGGCGGACCTGATCGAGGACGGCGGCGTGCGGGCGCACGTGATGATCTACGAATACCAGGATGCCCCGGCCGCCTATCCGCAGATCACCTCCGAAGGAGCGGACGAGCTGATCGGCTGGGGGGCGAACTCCGGCATGGTGGCAGGCGAGGACGGCATGATCTACGCCGTCAACGACAGCTTCTACGGCTACCAGCCGACGATCTTCACCATCGACCCGTCGCAGACCCCGGCGCGCATCACCCGTGCCCTGCCGGTCACCCGCAACGGCATGCCGGCGCAGAAGCTCGACATGGAAGGCATCACGCTGGACGGCGAGGGCGGCTTCTGGGTGGCTTCCGAGGGCCGCACCGACCGAGTCATCCCGCACGCGATCTACCACGTGAACGCCGAGGGCGAGATCGAGGACGAGATCGGCCTGCCCGCGGAGCTCTTGAACAACGAGGTCCGCTTCGGCTTCGAAGGGATCACGAAGATCGGCGACACCCTCTGGATGGCCGTCCAGCGGGAGTGGAAGGACGATCCGGAGAACACCGTGAAGCTGGTGGCCTACAACCTCGAGACCGAGGAATGGGGCGCCGTGCGTTACGAGAAGGCCGCGCCGGAAAAGGGCTGGGTCGGCCTGTCCGAGATCGTGGCCCATGGCGACTGGGTCTACGTCATCGAGCGTGACAACCAGATCGGCGCGGAGGCGGTGACCAAGAAGATCTACCGCATCCCCGCAGCCGAGATGGTCGCAGCGCCGCTGGGCGGCGATCTGCCGGTCGTCTCGAAGGAAGAGGTCGTCGACCTGATCCCGATGCTGCAGGCGCAGGGCGGCTACGTGGTCGACAAGATCGAGGGCCTTGCGATCACCGCCGACGGCACGATCTGGGCTTCCACCGACAACGACGGCGTGGACGACAGCTCGGGCGAGACGTTCTTCTGGAAGGCGGGCACGGCCAACACCGCCGCCAACTGA
- a CDS encoding LysR family transcriptional regulator, with product MDWRSVTFDWNRARAFLVTAEEGSLSAAARALGMTQPTLGRQVTALEEELGVVLFERVGRGLVLTDSGTRLVEHVRAMGEAAVAVSLAATGQATDVSGPVAIAAPELYSMWLLPPVLKRLAEIAPGIRVEVVSSNRMSDLKRREADIAVRNAAPDQPDLIGKRLTDDTAGFFASADYAASLGPVRGPEDLSSARFIGFEENAPFIAALTQRGVTVTEASFGLRTTSHAVHWEAARQGLGIGVGPVTLGSGDPLLVRVLPEITFDYPVWLVAHRELKTSPRVRIVWDLLAEMLPRLMKG from the coding sequence ATGGACTGGCGCTCTGTCACTTTCGACTGGAACCGCGCGCGGGCGTTCCTCGTCACCGCCGAGGAAGGATCACTTTCGGCGGCGGCGCGGGCATTGGGCATGACCCAGCCGACGCTGGGGCGGCAGGTCACGGCGCTGGAGGAAGAGCTGGGCGTCGTGCTGTTCGAACGGGTCGGGCGCGGTCTGGTGCTGACGGACTCGGGCACGCGGCTGGTCGAACATGTGCGCGCCATGGGCGAGGCGGCGGTGGCCGTGTCGCTGGCCGCCACCGGACAGGCGACGGACGTGTCCGGCCCGGTCGCCATCGCCGCACCGGAGCTCTACTCCATGTGGCTGCTGCCGCCGGTCCTGAAGCGGCTGGCGGAGATCGCCCCCGGCATCCGGGTGGAGGTCGTGTCCTCCAACCGCATGAGCGACCTGAAGCGGCGCGAGGCGGACATTGCCGTGCGCAACGCCGCGCCGGACCAGCCCGACCTGATCGGCAAGCGCCTGACGGACGACACCGCCGGGTTCTTCGCCAGCGCGGATTACGCCGCAAGCCTTGGCCCGGTGCGCGGACCGGAGGACCTGAGCTCGGCGCGGTTCATCGGTTTCGAGGAAAACGCCCCCTTCATCGCGGCGCTGACGCAGCGCGGCGTGACTGTGACGGAGGCGAGCTTTGGCCTGCGCACCACCTCTCACGCGGTGCATTGGGAAGCCGCGCGGCAGGGGCTGGGGATCGGCGTCGGGCCGGTCACGCTGGGCAGCGGCGACCCGTTGCTGGTGCGGGTCCTGCCGGAGATCACCTTCGACTACCCCGTGTGGCTGGTGGCGCACCGGGAGCTTAAGACAAGCCCGCGGGTGCGCATCGTCTGGGACCTGCTGGCAGAGATGCTGCCGCGCCTGATGAAGGGTTAG